One segment of Mycobacterium spongiae DNA contains the following:
- a CDS encoding NAD(P)H-dependent amine dehydrogenase family protein → MTLRVVQWATGSVGVAAIKGVLEHPELEFVGCWVHSEAKDGKDVGEIIGTSPLGVIATNNIDEVLALQADAVIYAPLMPSVDEVAALLRSGKNVVTPLGWFYPSEKEAAPLEVAAQAGNATLHGAGIGPGAVTELFPLLLSVMSTGVTFVRAEEFSDLRTYGAPDVLRYVMGFGGTPDSALTGPMQKLLDGGFIQSVRLCVDRLGFAADPKIRTSQEVAVAAAPIDSPIGVIKPGQVAGRRFHWEALVDETVVVQITVNWLMGSENLDPPWSFGPAGERYEIEVRGNPDTLVTIKGWQPDSVEAGLVSNPGIVATAAHCVNAIPATCAAPAGIQTFFDLPLITGRAAPGLRR, encoded by the coding sequence GTGACGCTGCGGGTAGTTCAATGGGCAACGGGATCGGTTGGTGTGGCCGCAATCAAAGGCGTGCTCGAGCATCCCGAACTCGAGTTCGTCGGCTGTTGGGTGCATTCTGAGGCCAAAGACGGCAAAGACGTCGGCGAAATCATCGGCACGTCACCATTGGGCGTGATTGCGACCAACAACATCGACGAGGTGCTCGCGCTGCAGGCCGATGCGGTGATCTATGCGCCGCTGATGCCCAGTGTCGACGAGGTTGCGGCACTGCTGCGTTCGGGCAAGAACGTGGTCACCCCGCTCGGCTGGTTCTACCCGAGTGAGAAGGAGGCGGCCCCGCTGGAGGTCGCCGCGCAGGCCGGCAACGCGACGTTGCACGGCGCCGGCATCGGGCCCGGAGCGGTCACCGAGCTGTTCCCGCTACTACTGTCGGTGATGTCGACCGGCGTGACTTTCGTTCGCGCCGAGGAGTTTTCGGACCTCCGTACCTACGGAGCGCCCGATGTGCTGCGCTATGTGATGGGCTTCGGTGGCACGCCGGACAGCGCATTGACCGGACCGATGCAAAAGTTGCTGGACGGCGGCTTCATCCAGTCGGTGCGTTTGTGTGTTGACCGATTGGGCTTTGCCGCCGATCCCAAGATCCGTACGTCGCAGGAAGTCGCGGTGGCGGCAGCGCCGATCGACTCGCCCATTGGGGTGATCAAGCCTGGACAGGTCGCCGGACGTCGTTTCCACTGGGAGGCGCTGGTGGATGAAACAGTGGTCGTCCAGATCACGGTGAACTGGCTGATGGGGTCGGAAAATCTGGATCCGCCTTGGTCGTTCGGGCCGGCCGGGGAGCGCTACGAGATCGAAGTGCGCGGAAACCCGGATACTCTTGTCACTATCAAGGGCTGGCAGCCCGACAGTGTGGAAGCCGGATTGGTCAGCAACCCCGGGATAGTCGCGACCGCGGCGCACTGTGTCAATGCGATCCCGGCTACGTGCGCCGCGCCAGCAGGCATCCAGACCTTCTTCGATCTGCCGCTGATCACCGGTCGGGCTGCTCCGGGGCTTAGGCGCTGA
- a CDS encoding class II glutamine amidotransferase, whose product MCRLFALHAGTDVVAATFWLLDAPDNLAAQSRRNPDGSGVGVFDGRGRPELRKQPIAAWHDADFAAEAHHMTGTTFVAHVRYATTGAHSVVNTHPFLQDDRIFAHNGTLGDPDALDERLRAVGTAGLVRGQTDSERVFALITGSIRAHAGDESAGLVEAVTWLAENVPIYAVNVVLSTATDVWALRYPDAHELYILDRRDGALSREREFRLRTRRIGARSEGLRSRPSVVFASEPMDDDPRWRLLEPGELVHVDAALQITPSLPLPDRPKHQLRRTDLRPEVDEALHPSV is encoded by the coding sequence ATGTGCCGACTTTTTGCGTTGCACGCCGGAACCGATGTTGTCGCCGCGACCTTTTGGCTGCTGGATGCCCCGGATAACCTTGCCGCGCAGAGCAGGAGGAACCCGGACGGCTCCGGCGTGGGTGTCTTCGACGGCCGAGGTAGGCCGGAACTGCGCAAGCAGCCGATTGCGGCGTGGCACGACGCCGACTTCGCTGCCGAGGCCCACCACATGACCGGCACCACCTTCGTCGCCCACGTTCGCTATGCGACAACCGGGGCGCACTCGGTGGTCAACACGCACCCGTTCCTGCAAGACGACAGGATCTTTGCCCACAACGGCACGCTCGGGGACCCCGACGCGCTCGACGAGCGGCTGCGGGCCGTTGGTACCGCCGGTTTGGTGCGGGGGCAAACTGACTCCGAGCGAGTGTTCGCCCTCATCACCGGTTCGATTCGCGCCCACGCCGGTGATGAATCCGCCGGTCTGGTCGAGGCGGTGACATGGCTTGCGGAGAATGTGCCGATCTATGCCGTCAACGTGGTGCTGAGCACGGCCACCGACGTATGGGCGCTGCGCTACCCAGACGCCCACGAGCTCTACATCCTCGACCGCCGTGACGGCGCGCTGTCGCGGGAACGCGAATTCCGCTTGCGGACCAGGCGCATTGGTGCGCGGTCGGAAGGCCTGCGTTCTCGGCCTTCGGTGGTGTTCGCCAGCGAGCCGATGGACGACGATCCGCGGTGGCGCTTGCTCGAGCCCGGGGAGTTGGTCCATGTCGACGCTGCGCTGCAGATCACCCCAAGTCTGCCGCTACCCGACCGGCCCAAGCACCAACTGCGCCGGACCGATTTGCGGCCCGAGGTTGACGAGGCGCTGCACCCGTCGGTGTGA
- a CDS encoding long-chain fatty acid--CoA ligase gives MYGTMQEVPLTITAIMRHGCGIHGLRTVTTATGDGYRHSSYREVGHQAAQLAHALRRLGIAGDERVATFMWNNTEHLTAYLAVPSMGAVLHTLNIRLMPEQIAYVANEAEDRVVLLDLSLAGLLAPVLASLDTVHTVIAVGEGDTTPLEESGKAVLRYAEVIDGESTEFDWPDIDENTAAAMCYTSGTTGNPKGVVYSHRSSYLHTMVTCTANGIGVGAADRVLPIVPMFHANAWGLPYAALMAGADLVLPDRHLDARSLIHMVENLRPTLAGAVPTIWNDVMHHLEKDPGHDVSSLRLVACGGSAVPESLMRTFEDKHHVQIRQLWGMTETSPLATMAWPPPGTPDDQHWAYRVTQGQPVCGVEARIVDDDGHVLPNDGKAVGEVEVRGPWITGSYYRGRDESKFDSGWLRTGDVGRVDERGFITLTDRAKDVIKSGGEWISSVELENRLIAHPDVVEAAVVGVPDERWQERPLAVVVVEEGATVEANDLRTFLADKVVRWWLPERWTFVTEIPRTSVGKYDKKTIRSRYADGDYRVIDERS, from the coding sequence ATGTACGGCACGATGCAGGAAGTCCCGCTGACCATCACTGCGATCATGCGGCACGGCTGCGGTATCCATGGGTTGCGGACGGTCACTACCGCGACGGGTGATGGCTATCGGCATAGCAGCTATCGGGAGGTGGGCCACCAGGCCGCCCAGTTGGCACACGCGCTGCGGCGCCTGGGCATCGCCGGAGATGAGCGGGTCGCGACGTTCATGTGGAACAACACCGAACACTTGACGGCCTACCTCGCCGTGCCGTCGATGGGTGCGGTGCTGCATACCCTCAATATCCGGCTTATGCCTGAGCAAATCGCCTACGTCGCCAACGAAGCCGAGGACCGGGTCGTTCTCCTCGACCTGTCGCTTGCCGGACTGCTGGCGCCGGTGTTGGCCAGCCTCGACACCGTGCACACGGTGATCGCGGTCGGAGAGGGCGACACGACACCGCTGGAAGAATCGGGCAAGGCCGTACTGCGCTACGCCGAGGTGATCGACGGCGAGTCGACCGAATTCGACTGGCCGGACATCGATGAGAACACCGCTGCGGCGATGTGTTACACCAGCGGCACCACCGGCAACCCCAAGGGGGTCGTGTACAGCCATCGGTCGAGCTATCTGCACACGATGGTGACATGCACCGCGAACGGCATCGGGGTCGGTGCCGCCGATCGGGTGCTGCCGATCGTCCCGATGTTTCACGCCAACGCGTGGGGCCTGCCGTATGCCGCGTTGATGGCAGGTGCCGACTTGGTCCTACCCGACAGACACCTCGATGCTCGCTCGCTGATCCACATGGTGGAGAACCTGCGACCCACGCTGGCCGGTGCGGTACCGACCATCTGGAACGACGTCATGCATCACCTCGAGAAGGATCCTGGTCATGACGTGTCGTCGTTGCGTCTGGTCGCCTGTGGCGGGTCGGCGGTGCCGGAATCGCTGATGCGGACTTTTGAAGACAAGCACCACGTCCAAATCCGGCAGCTGTGGGGTATGACGGAAACATCGCCTTTGGCGACCATGGCGTGGCCGCCGCCGGGGACCCCGGACGACCAGCACTGGGCGTACCGGGTGACCCAGGGCCAACCGGTGTGCGGCGTCGAAGCGCGGATCGTCGACGACGACGGCCACGTGCTGCCCAATGACGGCAAAGCGGTGGGTGAGGTGGAAGTTCGAGGCCCCTGGATCACCGGCTCCTACTACCGGGGGCGTGACGAGTCCAAGTTCGACTCCGGTTGGCTGCGCACCGGCGACGTCGGCCGCGTCGACGAGCGCGGCTTTATCACCCTGACTGATCGCGCCAAAGACGTCATCAAGTCCGGTGGGGAATGGATCTCCTCGGTCGAGCTGGAGAATCGCCTCATCGCCCACCCCGACGTGGTCGAGGCTGCGGTCGTCGGCGTTCCCGACGAACGCTGGCAGGAACGGCCGCTGGCCGTTGTCGTCGTCGAAGAAGGGGCCACCGTCGAGGCTAACGATCTGCGAACATTTCTCGCGGACAAGGTCGTTCGGTGGTGGCTGCCCGAACGATGGACATTCGTGACCGAGATTCCCCGCACCAGCGTCGGCAAGTACGACAAGAAGACCATCCGGTCCCGGTACGCCGACGGCGACTACCGGGTCATCGATGAACGCAGTTGA
- a CDS encoding YncE family protein has product MSDVNDQRAARGGRDVRDVEVFEFGSAPVLPVEIEIPLNSGPISGIGISPDGSRVMVTNYRSDSLSIIDTDTGRVVDTIADVAEPFAIAMGGLETNRAYVSTVSMAYDSIAVVDTCTNAVIDSHPLALSVSDLAVSPDGKYVYASRNGARCADVAVLDTTTERVEVVEIATSPGTTTECVTISPDGGRLYVGTNGPSGGQLVVVATRAQSEKDAGRGGRSRKRRKGSKSSGATGEQPGLRVAATIEIGSPVRDVALSPDGDIAYVASCGPDFAATVDIIDTRTNTITSTRKIGETGGLLTRLTLSDDGDRAYLVSGDRVTVLCTLTHDVIGTVTGKSPSCVVESPDGKHLYIGDYSGTVTLTRVASTLDSVGDLAEDASDTSADWVMPELLEREPALA; this is encoded by the coding sequence TTGAGATTCCGCTGAACAGCGGTCCGATCAGCGGCATTGGCATCAGCCCCGATGGCAGCCGGGTGATGGTCACCAACTACCGCTCCGACAGCCTCTCCATCATCGATACCGACACCGGCCGTGTCGTGGACACCATCGCCGACGTCGCCGAGCCGTTTGCGATCGCGATGGGCGGTCTCGAAACCAATCGGGCCTACGTCAGCACCGTGTCCATGGCATATGACTCGATCGCCGTCGTGGACACGTGCACCAACGCGGTCATCGACAGCCATCCATTGGCGCTCAGTGTCAGTGATCTGGCGGTGAGCCCGGATGGAAAATACGTGTACGCCAGCCGGAATGGTGCACGCTGCGCCGACGTCGCGGTCTTGGACACCACGACGGAGCGGGTCGAGGTGGTCGAGATCGCGACCTCGCCAGGCACCACGACCGAGTGTGTGACGATTTCCCCGGACGGGGGTCGTCTGTACGTCGGCACCAACGGGCCATCGGGTGGTCAGCTGGTCGTCGTCGCAACCCGCGCGCAGTCCGAGAAGGACGCCGGGCGCGGCGGCCGCTCGCGCAAGCGCCGAAAGGGCTCCAAGTCCTCGGGTGCCACCGGCGAGCAGCCAGGTTTGCGCGTCGCCGCCACGATTGAGATCGGGTCACCCGTCCGCGACGTCGCTCTGAGTCCCGATGGCGACATCGCCTATGTCGCCAGCTGTGGTCCGGATTTTGCTGCCACCGTCGACATCATCGACACCCGCACCAACACGATCACCAGCACGCGCAAGATCGGCGAGACTGGGGGCCTGCTGACCCGCCTGACGCTCAGCGACGACGGCGACCGTGCCTACCTGGTCAGCGGCGATCGCGTCACGGTGCTGTGCACGCTCACCCACGACGTCATCGGCACCGTCACCGGCAAGAGCCCCTCGTGTGTGGTCGAAAGCCCGGACGGGAAGCATCTCTACATCGGCGACTATTCCGGCACCGTCACCCTTACACGTGTTGCCTCGACCCTGGATTCGGTCGGGGATCTCGCGGAGGACGCGAGTGACACCTCGGCTGACTGGGTCATGCCTGAACTGCTGGAGCGCGAACCCGCGCTCGCCTAG
- a CDS encoding PE domain-containing protein, whose amino-acid sequence MSFVLAVPDVLETAAADVTRIGSVVGAGNVAAAASTTRVAAAAADEVSVAIASLFGAHAEGYQAAAAQAAAYHQQFVRILSTAAASYVSTEAAAAASMQAAAGAVSIPAQAVLPLIGTGANPLDVIGVAVSQGFQTAVYGPIHAAGQAWISSPVGETVNPIINGPTNALLGRDLIGNGAAGTAADPAGGAGGFLFGDGGAGYSPTGGVGAVPAGAGGSAGLIGNGGPGGIGFDGGTGGLGGNGGLLMGNGGIGGAGGDTAVAGAFGGAGGFGGQALLFGNGASGGAGGIGPAGDGLAGAFGRGGFFIGDGGTGSLAIPGNGQTIVIDFVRHGETDANVADLLNTAVPGPPLNATGLLEAAAVAGVLGPQGPYAAIFDSQLLRTQMTAAPLEMATGLTAQILPALNEIQAGVFEDFPQVSPAGLLIAMSPAAWIFGFPLLPMLAPGSADFNGVVFNTGFTGALETIYTTSLANPVVAASGDITSVAYSSAGTISTGVMMNVENPNPLLVLTESLPNTGVVVVEGSPEAGWTLVSWNGVPVGPANLPTSLFVDVRDLITAPQYAAWDIGLSLFTGDPATIINAVHDGAEQVGTALVEFPFEVAKSISGAVHGNIALV is encoded by the coding sequence ATGTCGTTTGTGCTTGCGGTGCCCGATGTGTTGGAGACGGCGGCAGCCGATGTAACGCGGATCGGTTCGGTTGTGGGTGCCGGCAATGTGGCGGCGGCTGCGTCAACGACTCGGGTGGCGGCTGCGGCGGCCGACGAGGTGTCTGTGGCCATCGCGTCGCTGTTCGGTGCGCACGCTGAGGGCTATCAGGCGGCGGCTGCGCAGGCGGCGGCGTATCACCAGCAGTTTGTGCGCATCCTGAGCACGGCGGCGGCATCGTATGTGAGCACTGAGGCGGCCGCCGCCGCGTCCATGCAAGCGGCGGCAGGCGCGGTGAGTATTCCAGCCCAGGCCGTGCTCCCGCTGATTGGCACCGGAGCTAATCCGCTCGACGTTATCGGTGTGGCCGTTTCTCAGGGGTTCCAGACGGCGGTCTATGGCCCGATTCACGCCGCCGGCCAAGCCTGGATCAGCAGCCCGGTGGGCGAGACGGTCAACCCGATCATCAACGGGCCGACCAACGCGCTGCTGGGGCGTGATCTGATCGGCAACGGTGCCGCCGGCACTGCCGCAGATCCGGCCGGCGGCGCCGGCGGGTTCCTCTTCGGCGATGGGGGCGCCGGCTACAGCCCCACCGGTGGCGTGGGAGCGGTGCCTGCCGGTGCCGGCGGCAGCGCCGGGCTCATCGGCAACGGTGGGCCGGGCGGCATCGGCTTCGACGGCGGTACCGGCGGGCTAGGTGGCAACGGCGGCTTGCTGATGGGCAACGGCGGCATCGGTGGCGCCGGCGGTGACACAGCGGTCGCGGGCGCGTTCGGTGGTGCCGGCGGCTTTGGCGGCCAGGCATTGTTGTTCGGCAACGGAGCGTCGGGCGGGGCCGGTGGGATCGGTCCAGCCGGCGACGGGCTTGCGGGGGCCTTCGGTCGCGGTGGGTTCTTCATCGGCGATGGCGGCACCGGCTCGCTGGCGATCCCCGGCAACGGGCAGACGATCGTCATCGACTTCGTGCGGCACGGGGAGACGGACGCCAACGTCGCAGACTTGTTGAATACGGCGGTGCCCGGGCCTCCGCTCAATGCAACGGGCCTTCTAGAGGCGGCGGCTGTCGCTGGCGTACTCGGCCCGCAGGGCCCCTACGCGGCGATCTTCGACTCGCAGTTACTCAGGACGCAGATGACCGCTGCGCCGTTGGAGATGGCAACTGGGCTGACCGCGCAGATATTGCCGGCGCTCAACGAGATCCAAGCCGGCGTTTTCGAGGACTTCCCGCAAGTGAGCCCGGCGGGCCTGCTCATTGCGATGAGCCCGGCCGCATGGATCTTCGGATTCCCACTGTTGCCGATGCTGGCCCCCGGCTCCGCCGACTTCAACGGGGTAGTTTTCAACACCGGTTTCACCGGCGCACTCGAAACGATCTATACCACCAGCTTGGCTAACCCGGTCGTGGCCGCGAGCGGCGATATCACGTCCGTCGCGTACTCCAGCGCAGGCACGATCTCGACCGGGGTCATGATGAACGTCGAAAACCCCAATCCATTGCTTGTCCTCACCGAGTCGCTGCCCAACACCGGCGTTGTCGTCGTGGAGGGTAGTCCCGAGGCCGGCTGGACGCTGGTGAGTTGGAACGGAGTACCTGTCGGACCGGCCAACTTGCCGACGTCGCTATTCGTCGACGTCCGTGACCTGATCACGGCGCCGCAATATGCGGCCTGGGACATCGGGCTGTCCCTGTTCACCGGGGATCCGGCGACGATCATCAACGCGGTCCACGATGGCGCCGAACAGGTCGGCACCGCGCTGGTCGAGTTCCCCTTCGAGGTGGCCAAGAGCATCAGCGGCGCCGTGCACGGCAATATCGCATTGGTGTGA